The window AGCGCCTACGGCAACCAACTGATCGTCAATGCCGATCAGCGCAAGATCGACGAACTTAAAGCCCTTATCGCCCAACTCGACACCCAACCCAAGCGCCTGCTGATCACTGTCGACACCAACGAAAACAACTTCCAGGGCGATCAGGGTTACTCGGTCAATGGCGCCAAACCGAGCCAGACTCGCATCATCAATCACAGTACCGACAGCCGTGACGGCGGGATTCAGCAGGTCCAGGCCAGCGAAGGGACGCCGGCACTGATCCAGGCCGGCCAGAGCGTTCCGCTCACCAGCACACAGACCGATTCCTACGGCGATCTGCGCAGCCAGACCGAATACCGCAACGTCACTCAAGGTTTCTATGTCACTGCCAGCGTCACCGGCGACATCGTTCACCTGGCGATCAGCACCAATCGTGACCGAATGAGCCAGGAACGTCCCGATGTAGTGAATGTGCAAAGTACCGACACCACTGTCACGGGACGACTAGGTGAATGGATCACCCTGGCCGGTGTGAACCGCCAGACTCAAGCCGATAAACAGGGTCAGACCCGCAGCTACTCGACTCAGGGCCGGGATGACATGACCCTGCGGGTGAAAGTCGATACTTTGGACTAATTCACCGAAAACTGACTGATTAGTCGTATTAGACCAAAGATGTAGTGCCATAAAAAAAGCACTACAAAACGTTTGACGATACAAAAAAGCAAAGGCATGATGGCCTCGCTCCCGCTAATCAGGGGCCCTGGCAAGGGCCTTCGAAGCGCCGTTCGCACCTACCCCGCGAGCCGCTTCGTGTCTGTACCGCCCACAAGGTGTGTTTGACGAGGTTGCCGACTGGAACGAAGTTGTCCCGAGGGACGGAAGCGTAATTAGGTAACCCGGCTCCACACTGAAGTTCGCACCAAGGCCCACGACGCCCGAATGCGCTCGCCAGTTCGCCCTTACCTGCTCACTTCCCCTCGAGCCCATCGTTCATCCCGTCGCCATCCCCGCCGAATCCGACTTGAATACCTAAGCTTCTGGTCAGCGAGCAGCCTTTTACGCCCCTCTAATTGCGTACTTGGCAGGAGCAGGAATTTTCCACCCAGACCTATGCGACGAGGTTTATCTCCATGGCACTGACACGCGAACAGCAAATTGCAGCCCTCGAAAAAGATTGGGCTGAAAACCCACGCTGGAAAGGCGTGACACGCGCTTACTCCGCTGCTGACGTCGTCCGCCTGCGTGGCTCGGTTCAACCTGAGCACACCTTTGCAAAATTGGGCGCCGAGAAGCTTTGGAACCTGGTAACCCAGGGCGCCAAGCCGTCCTTCCGCCCTGAGAAAGATTTCGTCAACTGCATGGGCGCCCTGACCGGCGGCCAGGCTGTACAACAAGTTAAAGCCGGTATCCAGGCGATCTACCTGTCGGGCTGGCAAGTCGCTGCGGACAACAACTCCGCCGAATCGATGTACCCGGATCAGTCGCTGTACCCGGTGGATTCGGTTCCAACCGTGGTCAAGCGCATCAACAACTCGTTCCGTCGTGCTGACCAGATCCAGTGGAAAGCCGGCAAAGGCCCGGGCGACGAAGGCTACATCGACTACTTCGCGCCGATCGTGGCTGATGCTGAAGCCGGTTTCGGCGGCGTACTGAACGCTTACGAGCTGATGAAGAGCATGATCGAAGCAGGCGCCGCTGGCGTTCACTTCGAAGACCAACTGGCTTCCGTGAAAAAATGCGGCCACATGGGCGGCAAGGTACTGGTTCCTACCCAGGAAGCTGTACAGAAGCTGACCGCTGCCCGTCTGGCGGCTGACGTTGCTGGTACTCCGACCATCATCCTGGCTCGTACCGACGCTAACGCGGCTGACCTGCTGACTTCCGACTGCGATCCGTACGACCAGCCGTTCGTAACTGGCGAACGTACCCAGGAAGGCTTCTACAAAGTGCGCGCCGGTCTCGACCAGGCCATCGCTCGCGGCCTGGCTTACGCTCCGTACGCCGACCTGATCTGGTGCGAAACCGCCAAGCCGGATCTGGACGAAGCTCGTCGCTTTGCCGAAGCGATCAAAAAGGAATACCCGGACCAACTGCTGTCGTACAACTGCTCGCCTTCCTTCAACTGGAAGAAAAACCTGGACGACGCGACCATCGCCAAGTTCCAGCGCGAACTGTCTGCCATGGGTTACAAGCATCAGTTCATCACCCTGGCCGGCATTCACAACATGTGGCACAGCATGTTCAACCTGGCGCACGACTACGCCCGTAACGACATGACTGCCTACGTGAAGCTGCAAGAGCAAGAGTTCGCTGACGCTGCCAAGGGTTACACCTTCGTGGCTCACCAGCAGGAAGTGGGCACCGGCTACTTCGACGACATGACCACTGTGATTCAAGGTGGCTCGTCTTCGGTAACCGCGCTGACCGGTTCGACTGAAGAAGAACAGTTCCACTGATCTGCTTCACCTGAGCAAACGGCCGTTGCAGACCGAATAGAAAGCTAACTGCAACGTCGCACATCTGACGCCCCGACTGGTTCGGGGCGTTTTTTTTGCCTCGGATCTAGCGAGCGGACTCGCTCGTGAAAGCTGTCGACCGTCACCTCCTCGGTAACCGCGCTTTGTTTCCGGTTCGCCAGTTCAATAGTTCAGACGATGAAGTTCACCAGCCGGTTGGGCACCACAATCATCCTGCCAGCCCCTTTCAGGTGGTTGCGCAACCCTGCGTCGGATGACGCCCTGCACCGAATGGCGTCATGCTCGGCATCAGCCTCGATCATAATGTGCCCGCGCAACTTGCCATTTATCTGCACCATCATTTTTACTTCGTCCTGTTTCAAGGCTTCGCTGTCCGGCATGGGCCACGGACTGTCGTAAATATCCCCCTCGAACCCAACCTCCGTCCAAAGGACCTGAGTGATGTGCGGCGTCACTGGGTGCAAAACCTGTAACAGGAAGACCATGGCCTCGCGGCGAATCGGCTGACTGGCCCCCCTGTCCCCCTCCAGCACCTTGAGCATTTTCATTGCGCCCGAAACGACGGTGTTGTATTGCAATCGTTCGTAATCGTTGTTGATCTGCTGCAGCAAACGATGCGTCTCAAAGCGCACGCGTTTCGATTCAGCCGTGTCTTCAACCCGATCATCTGCCCAGCACCGAGACTGCTCGTCGTGGAAGAAACTCCAGAGCCGGCGCAGAAAGCGATAGGCTCCTTCAACGCCGCTATCGCTCCAGATCGTGTCCTGATCAGGAGGCCCTGCAAAGATCGTGAAAAGTCGGGCGGTGTCAGCGCCGAACTTGTTAATGATGTCTTTCGGCTCGACGACGTTATTCTTCGATTTGGACATTTTTTCCACGCCACCGATGATGACGGGCAAACCGTCCTCAAGCGCCGTAGCCCTCAAAGGACGGTTTTTTTCGTCATATTCGACCACCACCTGCGCGGGGTAAAACCACTGCAGGCTACCGTCGTCGGCTTTTCGGAAATAGCTTTCACGCAAGAGCATGCCTTGGGTAAACAGGTTCTTGAACGGCTCGCTGAAATCCACCAGCCCTTCGTCACGCATGGCTCGTGCCCAGAACCTCGCATAGAGCAAATGCAACACCGCATGCTCGATACCACCGATGTATTGATCGATTGGCATCCAGTAACGACTGCCGGAGCCAACCATCGAGGTATCGCTATCAGGATCGCAATAACGCATGAAATACCAGCTCGAATCGACGAAGGTATCCATGGTGTCTGTTTCTCTCTGCGCTGCCGCTCCGCAGCGTGGGCAATCCACATGGCGAAACGACTTATGCGCCAGCAACGGGTTGCCGCTTCCATCCGGCACGCAATCAGTAGGCAATACGACCGGCAAGTCCGAATAAGGCACCGGCACGTCACCACATTGCTCACACTGGATGACAGGAATCGGCGTCCCCCAGTAACGTTGCCGTGAGATCCCCCAGTCGCGCAGGCGCCAAGTCGTAGTCTTCTCTCCCATTCGGCGATCAATCAGCGCAGCGGTTATCGCTTGGGCCGCCTCTGCAACAGAGAGGCCATCGTAGACACCTGAGTTGATGAGGTGCCCCTCTCGACGAGTGCAGTTGTCGGACCAGAACTTCGGGTCGAATACGTGATCGTCCCAGGCGATGACTGGGCGGACGGCCAAGCCATATTGATTGGCAAATTCAAAGTCGCGCTCATCGTGCGCAGGCACCCCCATCAGGGCTCCGTCACCATACTCGCCGAGCACATAATTGGTTATCCACAGCTCAACAGGCTCACCGGTCAACGGATGCTCCACATGCAAGCCACAGTGGACGCCAAACTTGCTCTGACTGCCGGACGGGCCGGAATCCGCCGTTTGTCGGCAGGTTTGCACCTGTGGCTCCAACCCAGGGTTGAGCTCCAGGGCATACTTGGCCAGTGTATGTTCAGGGGATATGGCACAGAAGGTGACGCCCATGAGCGTATCGATACGGGTGGTAAATACCCAGAGTTTGCCTTCGTCGATCACTTGTCCAGCAGCGTCCTGAATTCGGTGGGCAAATGCCAAACGCACTCCTGCGACCTTCCCTATCCAGTTGCGCTGCATGGTGCGGACCCTATCCGGCCAACCATCCAGAGTGTCGATTGCCGAGAGCAATTCCTCGGCATACTGGGTTATACGCAGGTAGTAACCCGGTATCTGCCGCCTTTCGACGAGAGCCCCCGAACGCCAACCTCGACCGTCGATCACTTGCTCATTGGCCAGCACCGTTTGATCGACAGGGTCCCAATTGACTACCTGGGTTTTCTTGTAGGCCACGCCCTTTTCCAGCAATTTGAGGAAAAACCACTGACTCCACTTGTAGTATTCAGGGTCGCAAGTGGCAATCTCCCGGGACCAATCGAAGGCAAGCCCCAAAGGCTGCATTTGCGATTTCATGTCCGCGATATTCAATAGCGTCCACTGCGCTGGCGAAACACCCGATTTCATAGCTGCGTTTTCTGCAGGCAAGCCAAAGGCATCCCATCCCATAGGCATCAGGACATTGAATCCTTTCATGCGCATATGGCGAGCCAACATGTCGTTGATCGTATAGTTGCGTACATGCCCCATGTGCAACTTTCCCGATGGATAGGGAAGCATCGAGCAGGCATAGAATTTAGGCCGGCAAGTATCTTCAATCGCCCTGAATACATCATTTTCAAGCCATTGGGCCTGAGCCGTACTTTCAACAGAGGCCGCGTCGTACTGTGCTCGCATAGAGTGTTCCTCACCTGTGCTGGAGCTGAGCGACAAGACTCGATCAACCCACAATTCCTTTGTTAGTTCTCGATCGGTGTTTCGGATGCAGCCCTTAGTCGAGCGATGTGGTGCGGGGTAATACAACTGCCCTGTGTCCGACAAAAAAACAGATGCCTCCAAATGCGATGCCCAGAACCCCATAGAGGCTCCAACTCAACGGGAAACCAACGCCAGCGATCAGCCAGGCTCCCAGCCCCACGGACACCATCCTCGCCCCCGCCAGTACGACAGGAACAAGAGAAAAGAGCGTAGGTTGCGTTTGCAATGGAGCTTTTTGCGAGATGAGCGCGGTGACGTAGGTAACGCTGAGAATCTCACCTAGCGTCCAGAAAAAAACAAAAAACAGAATCAGCGCCGTATGTTCGAAAAAGGCATAGGCGCCGAATCCAACACTGTAGAAAATCGCGGCAAAAGCCAAATTGGTGAGCGGCTCGAAACGCGACGTCAATGCAATCAGCGACTGCGTCAACAGTATCACCAGCAGCGCATTGACGATTCCTACTGCACCGAACAGGCTGGCAGCCTTCCCTGCCGTTACCACATCAAGCCACAACGGCAGATGGTACTCACGCTGTGCATCCAGCACCGCCAACGCAAAGAACATGACGCCCGCAGCAATCACGACATGCGGTATGCCAGCCATCATGCCAATTGAAGTTTCCCTTGTTGCAGGTTTGCTGCCGTGGCTTTCCGGCAGAGACAGACAGGCACTTGAGAACAGGCACAACACACTGGTGACTAGCGCAAAAAACATTAGGTAGACGCTATCGAGGGCCAGTAAATATCCGCCAATGACAAACAACAGAGCCGCTCCCAGATTGCTGGCCAGATGCAAATAGCCAAAAAAGGCGACGCGGTTACTATCGTTAGCCGTCAAGGACGTCAAGATACTGAACACAGGTGTGACCAGCCCCGCGCAGAACATGAACAGCAAAACCATGGCAATGGATGCGACCGGCGCACTGAACAAAATCCCGAACAACAAGCATACAAATGAACATACAGAAGAGCAGACCAACAGTGTCCTGAACGTATAGCGTCCGACCAACGCTCCTCCCAACACGTTACCCACGAGAAAAAACGCCGACATCAGCGTAATCACCAATGCCACCCCGGCACTATCGAGCCGGTAATGACGCTGGAAAAACAAAGCGGCGAAGGGACCCAAGGCATTCGTCATGACGAACAGCAATCGGAGCAGCACGATATTGCGCATCCCAGTGCCCAAACCGCTCATTATCAGCAATGGCTTCACTACTGAACTGCTTCCTTCACATCGCTCTTGCTGCCCTCATTGCCGCTTCCCTGCATTACCGCCATCAGGAATGTTTTCAGATCCGAAGACGCCGGCACGACTACACGCAGAATGTTTTCAAGTAACCCGAAACTGTGAGGATATTGGGAACAGTCGCTTACGCGAATGTTTGCCCGTGCGAACGCCTTGGCCAAACGGCCGTCGCTATGGTCTTCCAATAGTAGAAAGTTCGTTTCGCTATCGAAAACGACGATTCCGTAAACCCGGCAAAACTCGATTATCTCGTTTTTGACCTGCGCCAGTTCATGGTGGGCTTGCTCTAGTGCTTTACGGTTATTCAAACAGAACAGGGCAGCTTTCACCGCTACGTGGTTGATATCCCAAGGCCCTCGCACCTTCAACAACTCGCGAATTGATTCCGGATGCGTGACGACATACCCCAAACGCAATCCGGCAAGGCCGAAATACTTGGAGAATGAGCGAATGACGAACAATTGCCTGACTGAGCTGAACGCGTCCAGGCAGGTCTGCTGCAAATATTCAAAGTAGCTCTCATCAACAATTACTGGCTTGTTCAGTCTCACACAAGCCTCGACCAGAACCTTCAATTGTTCAGCGTCGATTCGCGCGCCCAACGGATTATTGGGATTGCACAGAATCAGCCCGTGGCTCGCCTGCAAGGCTTCGAGGATGGCTTTGGTCGGGAGAATGAAATGCTGTGTTTGCTTCTCGAATCCCACAATCACCGGTTCTACACCATTCACACTGAGCATCTGGTAATAGAAAGAAAATACCGGAGACGGAATGACCACCCGATCCCCTGGTGAAAACAGCAAGCGCACTACCAAGTCGATTGCCTGATCCGCACCATTGGTCAGCAGCAGGCTGTCGGTCGAAACCTTGCAGTAGTTTGCCAGCTCGGCCAGCAGCGGCTGATAGTTAGGGTAGGTAAACAGATCCCGGGCCTGTAACTCGGTGGCAATGAATCTCAGCAGAAAATCGTTTAAAAACTGATTTTCGTTCAAATCCAGCAACACCGACGAGAGGTCGCGTTCAGGTACCTTCCATAACCCGGAACGCTTGATATGCTCATGAACCTTCATCTGTGCATACCCCCGTAGATCACCTGCTCACCCGATTCGTACATGTGCTGCACCTGTTCATCGCTCGCGTACACGACCGACTTGCCAGTGGCTGCCGACAAACACTGGCTGGTGATCAGCCGACTGATTTCCGCAGTGAATGCCACAGCACGATGAAACGCCTCAGACAGGTCACGGCCGAAACTGGTGATGCCATGACCGGGCATGACAATACAGTTGGTGTCATGCGCGCATTGTCCAATGGCGCTGACGTCCAGTTCGATGTTCACACCTTCGCGAAGAATGCACGGTGGCTTGCCCATCACCAGCGCGGTGTCATTGGACACATACGCCATCTCACGCCACTGCATGACAGCAAAAAAAGAAATGACTTCATTGGGATGAAGATGCACGGTGGCATTAACGTCAGAGCGACACCGCATGATTTCCCGGTGCATTTGATGTCCTGCACTAGGGCGAAAACGACCATGCAGCAGCTCATTGGATTGCATATCCAGCACCGCCAGATGCTCAAGACCGCACTCTTCCAGCGACACGCCTCGGTGCTTGGTGTAGATCACTTCTCGCCGCCAGTACGGGCAATGGTTGCGTATCGCAATATTACCCAAGGTATTGACCAGTAATTGCCGCGCCGCCAACCGCTGACCGTATTGAAGAATACTGTTGCCGATCGCCAGGTCGAACCAGGTCGGCAATCCAGGCTTCGAAGCCTCAGGACCTGCAAGTTTCAACTCAGGCATATCCCTTCGCCTCCATCCGTGCGCAATCAGGATTGATGACGGTGTCCACCCTTTCCCCTCGCAGCAAACTCAGCATCGCTCCCAAAGCACGGGCCTTCAACTGACCCAGCGATCGCTCGCTGTAAAACGCGGCATGGGGTGTCAGCAATACACGTTCATGATCGATTAACGCCTGTGGGGGGGCCGGTTCTTCCTGCAGCACGTCCAGGAATGCCATGGACACAAGCCCGGACTGCAAGGCCCGCTGCAACGCGTCGGTATCGACAATTGCGCCCCGCGCAGTATTGACCAGAGTTGCACCCCGCTTCATGCGTGAAAAACACCGGTCGTTCAGCAGGTGTCGCGTATCGGGGGTGAGGGGCAGATGCAGCGATATGACATCTGCCCTAGCGAACAAAGACTCCAGTGACCCGCCCTCTGCAATGCCTTCAACACATTTCTCAACGCAAGGATCGTAATAGCAGATCTGATAACCCATGGCAGCCGCCCTGCGCGCCAATGCCTGCCCCGTTGCCCCATAGCCGATCAGCCCCAGAACCGTGTCGCGGCACGCTTTAACTTCACCGGAATGCGCTCTCCAACTCCAACCGCCTCGCCTGGTATGCGCGGCGTAATCGAGAAGCTTTCGCTGGGCGGACAATATGAGCGCCATGGCGTGCTCCGCGACTTCCTCTACCCCCACCGAACCAATATTGGAGAGCAGAATGCCCTTCGTGCTCAAGGCCTCGACATCGACATCATCAAGACCGATGGTCGCCTTCACCAACGCCCGGCAACGATGCATTTTGGCAACTAACGGCTCATCGATGACGACCGAATGAAAGGCAATAATGCCGTCGGCCCGGGCGAGTTGCTCATCCGATGGATTGGACGTCACCTCAACTGCATACGGCTGCTGCTCTGGCCCACAGCAGTACTCCCCCGGCTCGACATAATTCACTCGCAACGAATCGATCATCAGAATATTCATGAATGCTCCTCTTTCCCTGTCGGCAACATTGATTGCTGTTTCAAACGTCCCGGTTAACTACCCTCAAGTACTTAGATAGTTGCAGTTCATGCCGATGTGCTTTTCCTTGGCCAAGGCATAGATACAGGTAGCAGTCACCATATCTTGACTGGCATGCCCGACGCTGCGGAAGTAACTCAGACCACGCTTCAGCATTGCCGGCGGAGAATGATCGGCAACCAATGCACTCATCTCACGGATGTCCTTTTCGCCGATTATCGATAACGCTAAAGCCTGAGAAATTTCTCCCGACTCACATCGAGCGCAACCCAGATGGTCAACATGAACCTGAGCATCAGCCAACATTGCAGGGTCGATCTCACACGCCAGCAGCGAACTGCCGCCAATGGCGTTTACATGGGCGGATGGTTTCAGTTGGTGCGCCATAATCAGCGGTTGCGCACGATCATGGGACGTTGTCGTGCAGACGATGTCAGCATCGGCCAGCGCCTCATCCATACTTCGCACCGCAGTGATCGGCAGCGACAGTTCATTGGAAAGACGTTCGGCCAAAGCGACACTTTGATTAAATCGACGCGAAAACACCTTGATCCACCCCAACTCCCGGATGGTGGTCATCGCTCTTATATGCGCCGCAGCTTGGGTACCGGCACCGATGACGGCCAAATTAAGCCGCTCATGCGGGCAAAGCTTGTCCGTCGCCAAGGCACTCATGGCACTGGTACGGAGGGCAGTAAGGGTCGCCCCGTCGAGTATCGCCAGTAACTGCCCGGTTTCGATATCCATCAACAAAACCGCGCCATTGACTGACGATAACCCCCGCTCTGCGTTGCCTGGATGAAATGACGACACCTTAATCCCCAGTGTCTGGCTCTGGGGTATAAATGCCGGCATGAACAGTGAGAAAGCTCTTTGTCGCTCATGTGTAATGATCAAACGTTGTGGGACCACCGGGGACGCCAACGCAAACCCTCTATGAGCCTCCTCCAGTGCCTGGACAAGCCTTGGAAAATTGATACAGCGCTCAATGTCTTCACTGTTCAGAAGCAGCATGGCAATTCCTTGTTCCATTGATGCTGTTCGAAAGGGCCTGTCATTCCTGGAGCTGCGGTTGATCACCGCCAGCCAGGTCTGCGACCAGAATCTCGGAATGGCGCTGCCTTATCCGACGGGGTAGTCCTGCGACATACCGTTCCGGGGAACTAGAAATGTACGCAAGTAAGTGATCACCGGTGTTCCACCCTGCTTGCGTCCAATGACCTTGATGGTGACGATGCCTTGCCCTGGACGCGACCGGGATTCGCGCTTGGAAACCACCTCACTCTCAGCGTACAAGGTGTCACCAACATAGACCGGGTTCGGCAATCGAATCTCGTCCCAGCCCAGATTTGCGATCGCACGCGCACTCATGGTTGCCACTGTCATTCCGCTGACAATGGACAGTGTCACCGAACTGTTGACCAACAACTTCTTGAATTCGGTTTGCTGTGCATACGCAAGATCGATATGCGCAGGATGGTTATTCATATTGATTAATGACTGCCAGATATTATCCAACTCCGTTACGGTACGGCCGGGCCGGTGCTCGAAAATATCACCCACCACAAACTGTTCGTAATGCAGGCCATAGGACTCGCGATATCGATTTTCACCGATCCGCTCGTGGGCCAGAATCATCGGTTCCATTGCCTTTTCCTCACCGACCCAACTCTTGAGCGCGCTGGATCAATTTTCTTGCTTGTTTTACAAACGGAGGGCCCACCATCAGGTTCTTCAATTTCGTAATTTTTTCGCCGCTGTTTTCCGAAGCCTGCACAATTGCCAATGCATGCTCATATTCAGCAACGGACGGAGTGAAGACTTCATTGATAGTGGATATTTGCTTTGGATGAATGGCCGTCTTGCCACTGAAACCCAACTCCCGGACGTCACGGCACTCTTGCAGAAGTCCCATCTCATCATCGAGTTTGAAGTAGGCGGTGTCGAACACAGGGATCCTCGCCGCACTGCCAGCCGAGACGATGCTCGCGCGAGCATGCAGCATATTGGCCCAACCTCCGATAGTGACACCCAGGCTGGCCGCATAGTCGGCGGAGCCGAAGATCAGTCCATCAGCACTGGACGCGATGGTGTGAATATCACGTAGACAGGCTGGCGTCTCAACCGTAACCAGAATCTTTGGACTCTCTCCGTCGCGGCTCAAATTGGCTCGTACAATATCTATTTCAGCAGCCGCCTCGGTCATCGCCATGACGATGAACTCGGGTCGCTGATCAAGCGATTGCACCAGCAGCAGATCAAGCAATCCCTGATTATCGCGCAGAGGGTTAATTCGCAGCGCCGTGCGCTGCGAGACATGGCCACGGTAGAACTGCTCGACACACAACCGTGCTTGAACCTTCTGTGGGAGTGGCACGCCATCCTCCAGGTCAATCACCATTACATCAGTCAGATTATTCTTAGCGTATTGCCCGGGGTACAAAGCAGAGCAGTACAGTAAGCTTCTTGGTGTGGGATTGATCATCATGTCCTCTCAATACTGGGCTGGTTTCAAGCTCAGACGAACCCTTTCGATCTCCGCCTTAACTGCGGAGCAGAACCCCAGAACATCGCCTTGGGACATGTCTGCACGCATCATCACGCGCAAACCGGATTTATTCCTGGCCACAATCGGGAAGAAGACTGCCGAGGTGTAATACCCACGCTTGAATACCCCCTCGGAAACGCCAATCGCCATATCCGGACTGTCCAAGGGAATAACCCGAATAGGCAAACCCGATCCCGCGTGTTCCGTCACAAACAAGCTGTCGAACAGGCGGATATTGGAATTGAGTTTCTCCTGCAAAACGGCCAGTTCACTGGTCTTGTGAATATCCAGGGAAGCCATGGCCGCGCCAACAGTGGCGGGGTTTACATATTGCGAATAGGACATCGGCCCGCCAAAACGGCGGAAAACCTCGTGATAATTGGACTTTTCCGACATATATATACCGCCACCATTGGCACCAAACGCCTTGGCCAATGAATAAACCAGTATGGTTCGCGGATTAAGCTCAGGCATGAAAGTACGAATATAGCCCTCTCCCTTCTCGCCATAGGCACTTAATGAATGAGAATCATCGAAGTATAGAAATAGCCCATATTTGTCCTGCAAAGCCAACAGTCGCTCAACAGGCGCACTTCCCCCCATACTGTAAGCACCGTCAGCAACATACGCGACCAAAGGATGGCGCTTACACATATCCTCAATAAAGTCGACATCATTATGATTGCAAGTGACAACTTGCGTTTCATCACCACAGATGGCCTTTACCTGATTCAGAGCAAAGTGGGCATGCTTATCAAAAATCAAAACAGGGCGCTGGCCATCAGTAAACATCCCGGCTGCCAGTAAGGGTAAAGACGCGACAATGCCCGCGCTGCAGGAAGTCGCGG of the Pseudomonas frederiksbergensis genome contains:
- a CDS encoding ornithine cyclodeaminase family protein, with product MLLLNSEDIERCINFPRLVQALEEAHRGFALASPVVPQRLIITHERQRAFSLFMPAFIPQSQTLGIKVSSFHPGNAERGLSSVNGAVLLMDIETGQLLAILDGATLTALRTSAMSALATDKLCPHERLNLAVIGAGTQAAAHIRAMTTIRELGWIKVFSRRFNQSVALAERLSNELSLPITAVRSMDEALADADIVCTTTSHDRAQPLIMAHQLKPSAHVNAIGGSSLLACEIDPAMLADAQVHVDHLGCARCESGEISQALALSIIGEKDIREMSALVADHSPPAMLKRGLSYFRSVGHASQDMVTATCIYALAKEKHIGMNCNYLST
- a CDS encoding MaoC family dehydratase codes for the protein MEPMILAHERIGENRYRESYGLHYEQFVVGDIFEHRPGRTVTELDNIWQSLINMNNHPAHIDLAYAQQTEFKKLLVNSSVTLSIVSGMTVATMSARAIANLGWDEIRLPNPVYVGDTLYAESEVVSKRESRSRPGQGIVTIKVIGRKQGGTPVITYLRTFLVPRNGMSQDYPVG
- a CDS encoding HpcH/HpaI aldolase/citrate lyase family protein; amino-acid sequence: MMINPTPRSLLYCSALYPGQYAKNNLTDVMVIDLEDGVPLPQKVQARLCVEQFYRGHVSQRTALRINPLRDNQGLLDLLLVQSLDQRPEFIVMAMTEAAAEIDIVRANLSRDGESPKILVTVETPACLRDIHTIASSADGLIFGSADYAASLGVTIGGWANMLHARASIVSAGSAARIPVFDTAYFKLDDEMGLLQECRDVRELGFSGKTAIHPKQISTINEVFTPSVAEYEHALAIVQASENSGEKITKLKNLMVGPPFVKQARKLIQRAQELGR
- a CDS encoding aminotransferase class I/II-fold pyridoxal phosphate-dependent enzyme, translated to MSEQINKFINTARSVEIGNPSWALAQNSGLTDLSIKHAQQGRMQDQNGHLFMNMCSCSYLGLEVDERLARRAADYVLSCGTVNLPTSRIRIRLKELDELEEALSAHFACRAFTATSCSAGIVASLPLLAAGMFTDGQRPVLIFDKHAHFALNQVKAICGDETQVVTCNHNDVDFIEDMCKRHPLVAYVADGAYSMGGSAPVERLLALQDKYGLFLYFDDSHSLSAYGEKGEGYIRTFMPELNPRTILVYSLAKAFGANGGGIYMSEKSNYHEVFRRFGGPMSYSQYVNPATVGAAMASLDIHKTSELAVLQEKLNSNIRLFDSLFVTEHAGSGLPIRVIPLDSPDMAIGVSEGVFKRGYYTSAVFFPIVARNKSGLRVMMRADMSQGDVLGFCSAVKAEIERVRLSLKPAQY